The genomic window ATGCCACAGCCACTGGCTGCACGTTCTTTGGGAagtcagcagcagggcaggtaGAGTCCACCTGTCCATCCCCCCATGGACAGCTGCCTGTCCTGCAGTTGGCACCTCTGGGGCTCAGTAAATGATCTCATAAACTGTGGCTTTCTTGTCCCCTGAGCCCGTCACGATGAACTGGTCGTCCGTGGAGATGTCACAGCTGAGGACTGAGGAGGTTTCCTTTGACTGCAGAGAACAGGGAGAAGCACAAGAAGCAGCCTCAGAGCAAGGTCCCAGCTCCCCCTTCcttggggaggctgcagggatgagTTTATGGGGTTGGCACATAAttagagctgggctgtgctgggcagcctcAGCCCAGGAAGCCCCAGCCCTCACCTGGAAGATGCTGGCTCCGTAGGGCGTCCTCCAGGCGTTGAGCAGGTTGTCCTTCCCGGTGCTCACAAACCACTTCCCTGTGGAGGGACAAAACAGCCTCTTGTCACCtcaccagagccagcagcagatcctgcccaggctgtgaaACACACAGAGACAGGCAGCCAAGGGAACACAAAGAGGAGTTTggctccagcagccagcactgctccaaGAGGGATGGACACCCCTTCTCTGACCATCAGCACCAGGACAAGGCTGGCTACCAGAATAAATGCTTGCCCCCAGTGCAACGAGCCCTGTGACACACAGACAGAAGTGGAGGTGGCATCCATGAGGCTGCAGAGAAAGGGGGAACCAGGAGAGGTGTGCCTACCACAGGAGGCGAATTTGAGAGAGAGGACACAGCTCTCGTGGAGGTGCAGCTGGTACTTGTCAGGTTTGGTGACGTGCAGGATCTCCACGTTGCTGCTCTCCATGCCCACGGCCAGCCACTCTCCCATGGGGCAGTAGCCCAGGGAGAAGATCTGAGGGGACACACAGGCTCACAGGTGGCCCAGCAGCAGGTGCCAGGTGGCCCCAGGTGCTGCCAGAGGGCTCCAGCCCTACCTGGGAGCTGAAGtcgtgctgctgcagctgccggCCCTCCCGCAGGTCCCAGCAGCGCACGGTGTTGTCCAGCCCCCCTGTCCAAAGCTTGGTGCCATCATTAGAGATGTCAATGCAGCTGGCACCGTCTGTGTGGCCTTGAAACTGCCTGGGAAAGAGGGAGATGGAGAGGGAGAGGGCACAGCTGTCAGGgcaggcagcacctgcagcacgGAGcgtgggcagggcagcagccagcagtgagGAGTGCAAGGACAGGCACTGTCCCATGGCCAGggtcacacacagggacaggcagggacatgcTGCAGGGACTGAGGGGATGCTGGCCCCAGGAGTCCCCAGCAGTCCTGGCCTGCAGCCCCTTTGCCCCAAACTCACCTGACCAGGGTCTGGTTCTGCAGGTCCCACACCACGATGTTGCCGTcgctgcagcaggagaagcagacTTTGGCGTCAGGGCTGATGGCCAGGGCGTAGCAGGCGGGGGCAGAGGAGGTGAGCTCAGCCTTGATGCGGGGCGTGGGGGCTGCCAGGTCCCAGATGGACAGGGTGCTGGCCTCCCCCCCCACGATCAGGCTGCGGCCGTCGGGGAGCAGCTTGCAGGAGCGGATGTAGTTGTCACGGTTCTGAACGGGGGTGacaggcagcagggcaaggcagggAGGACATGATGAGCACACAGGGCCTTGCAGGAGACACTTCTCCTTCTCCCACTGCAGTTGggaaaggcccctctgctccctccactGCAGCAGGGGCACATTCCCcttgccagccccagccccagcccaaaggcactcctgctcctcctcctcctcctcctcctcctcctcctcctcctcctcatcctcaccagGCAGTCCAGCTGAGCCACGGCCGTCTTGGTGCCCGGCTGCCCCACGTCCCAGACCTTGACGCAGCCCTTGCCCCCGGTGTAGACGTGTCTGGTGGAGTTGCTGATGGTGACAGCACAGACCACCTCGCCGTGGCTCAGGGTGTGCAGCTGCCGCGCGTGCCGGGGGATGCCGGAGCCCAGCAGGGCGTCGGGGGGGAAAGGCACCGGCTGCATCTGCCCGTCAGCGCTGACGTGGAAGGAGTAGGCACTGcaagggagcagagcagtgagaaacacagcaggatcctgcctgggcaggggccATGCAGGTCTAACAGAGGCAGCGTGGTCTGGAGGCAGAGGGCATGGAAGGAGAAGGCactggaggggagcagagcagtgagaaGCAGAGCAGGATCCTGCATGGACAGGGGCTGGTGCCACACAGGTCCAAAAGGCACCAAAGGCACGTGGCACCAACAAGCAGCACGGTTTGGAGGCAGAGGACATGGAAGGAGAAGGCactggaggggagcagagcagtgagaaGCACAGTAGGATCCTGCCTGGACAGGGGCTGCAGGTCCAACAGAGGCAGCACAGATTGGAGTCAGAGCCATGAGCAGAACACACCCAGCGATGCCAGCTGGGCACACAACAGGCCCAGCCCAGCTttcccccaggctctgctccctgctgccctcagcttGTCCACACAGCCCAAATTCACCCCCACAAGCCACCacatcccctcctctcccagcacagcccctccagcccagccccacttACGGCTTGCCCGAGCTCCCCACTTGCATGCCGGCCACCAGCCCCGGGACGCGCATGTGGGGGTGCGGGTCGTAgcccacctgcaggggacagtggggtgaGGGTGGCTCACACTCTgtgaccccacagccccacggGGACGATCTCACTCACCAGGGGCGAGCGCCCGTAGCCcccggcggccgcggccccgtTGAGCTGCGGGGACATGAGGTGCAGGCTGGCGTAGGCGCCGCTCCCGGCCACGTCCCCGTTGACAGCAGGGTGGGCCAAGCCAAAGGCGGCTGAGTAGGGGCTCTGCACTCCCAGAGGATTCCTcaggcccagggctgctgggggagaggcAGAGTGAAGGGATGGGGCCCTGCAGACAGAGCTTGGGGACCCACCCGGGCCCCAGCGGGGCCAAGCTCACCCAGCGGGTCCATGGGGACCTTGGCAGCGGTGGGGCGaaactgctgggcactgctggagcctggcagggtGTCACCCTGGGAGGTGGGCGTGCTGGACTTCAGGCTGGGTGTTCCTGCCTTCTCCACCTGCCAGGAACAGAATGGGGAGGTGGCAACTGCACCACGCCCCTGCCAGGGGGTCCCTGTTGCCTCCCCCTCAGTGACAGCCCAGCTCAGTCAGTGCTGAAGGGTCTGTGGgacctccctgtccctccagcaCTTTGCCCTATGGGTTTGGAGGCAGGGGGACCCATGGCCACTCTGTGAGCTGAGCCCAGCAAGGACACAAGCACAGCCCCAAGTGAGTCACACATACCGTGGGTGCATCCTTGCTCCGAGACGGGGacgtgctgctggaggaggccATGGAGGTCGGGCTGAGGGGCACGGCCTCCTTCCTGCCCAGCGGGACCTTCTCCACCCCGTTCTCCCGGGACGAGTAGGAGTGGACGCTGTGCGGGGAagaggggtcctggggagggagggaaatcagcagggagcagagcaggctggagggcagggatggaccaGGTTATGGTGGCTCAAGCAAGGGCCGGGCTGCCAGCCTGGATCCTGGGGCTCACTGCTGCCACTGGCACCTCGCTGAGATGCCCACCTCTGCCCGGAGCAGCCTGTTGGGCCCACCCTCGGGGATGGACAGCACACACTGACCCCAcagccctcccagtgtcccagcacaCTGACCCCAGACCGttcccagtgtcccagcacaCTGACCTCATCCACCACCAAGTTGTCCTCACTTTTGTCTGCATCGCTGCCCTGAAATGCGGAGTGCGGTtggagccagaggagctgcagccaccctcactcctgcctgccaggcagCTCCATTCCTCGCTCCACAGGGGAGGATGGGGTCACCCcaagccccccagccctgggctcacatAGTCTGTAACAAAGTCCTTCTCCTCCACCTTCCTcttcttgctgctgctcaggtaCTCGGCGATGGCTCGCGCGCGCTCCCCATTCGACAGCgccagggagctctgggtgaGGGACAGTGCCAGTGGCTGGGggtgctctgcccagctcctggcacaggcagggctgcctcCAGGAGCATGgagtgccccagcccagccctgtgtcctgaGCACAGCTGGTGCCACCACGGAATGGTGCAAGACAAGAAAAATGCACTCACAGGGCCGGGGTCTCGGTCTGTCGCTGTGGCaatgcagaggagcagcaggaggaggagggaaagggggacACTGTGTCACCACCAAGAGCCCCTCAGGAATGCCACCCACTTCACCCATGGCTGCTGGGGCGTTCACAGCAGGGCCAGACCAGCATGACAGCAGCAGGGTTGTCCCAGACCCTTCTCCACCATCAGGGTGCTCCTAAACCCTCTCCAGCCAACCAGCCCACCTCACCCCTCTCCCAGAGGGTGCCGGTCACTGGAGGATgttcccacccaaaccccccagagTTGCAAgccccctgcccctccagcccagctggcagcccTGAGGCATGGAcaggcagcccccagcccagggaagtgCCCAGGTAAgaagggcacagggagcagagggagccccAAGCCCAGCACTCTCTGTTCCCATGTTCACTCAGATCCCCTCAGCCACCCCAaactctgcctccctgccatggtatccatgtcctcagtggccacaccaggtgccaacaTTCAAATCTCAGCATTAATTGGTTTGACCACCAAACTCCCAAAAAACTAATTTCCTTTTCAAGCCAGGACACTCCCCCACACTcacccctgggctctgtgtcaTGGACTCCTCTGTCATCCTTGGCGaggagctgggcctgggccCCCAGTGCCCCCGAGAGTGCCAGCAGTCCTGAGGCACTGCTGATgccagccaggccagcaggcTGCATTCCAGAGGGGTGGGGGGTCAGCGGGATGGGGGGAGCGTGGTGGGAGAGGTGCTGGGt from Molothrus aeneus isolate 106 chromosome 27, BPBGC_Maene_1.0, whole genome shotgun sequence includes these protein-coding regions:
- the LOC136566823 gene encoding transducin-like enhancer protein 1 isoform X1 produces the protein MFPQNRPPAHLQAPSAASGAAVAASAIPSTPQSLKLTYPETLDRIKEEFQFLQNQYHSLKLECEKLATEKTEIQRHYVMYYEMSYGLNIEMHKQTEIAKRLNVICAQLIPFLSQEHQQQVVQAVERAKQVTMTDLNAAIGHQLQTQHLSHHAPPIPLTPHPSGMQPAGLAGISSASGLLALSGALGAQAQLLAKDDRGVHDTEPRATDRDPGPSSLALSNGERARAIAEYLSSSKKRKVEEKDFVTDYGSDADKSEDNLVVDEDPSSPHSVHSYSSRENGVEKVPLGRKEAVPLSPTSMASSSSTSPSRSKDAPTVEKAGTPSLKSSTPTSQGDTLPGSSSAQQFRPTAAKVPMDPLAALGLRNPLGVQSPYSAAFGLAHPAVNGDVAGSGAYASLHLMSPQLNGAAAAGGYGRSPLVGYDPHPHMRVPGLVAGMQVGSSGKPAYSFHVSADGQMQPVPFPPDALLGSGIPRHARQLHTLSHGEVVCAVTISNSTRHVYTGGKGCVKVWDVGQPGTKTAVAQLDCLNRDNYIRSCKLLPDGRSLIVGGEASTLSIWDLAAPTPRIKAELTSSAPACYALAISPDAKVCFSCCSDGNIVVWDLQNQTLVRQFQGHTDGASCIDISNDGTKLWTGGLDNTVRCWDLREGRQLQQHDFSSQIFSLGYCPMGEWLAVGMESSNVEILHVTKPDKYQLHLHESCVLSLKFASCGKWFVSTGKDNLLNAWRTPYGASIFQSKETSSVLSCDISTDDQFIVTGSGDKKATVYEIIY
- the LOC136566823 gene encoding transducin-like enhancer protein 1 isoform X2, which gives rise to MFPQNRPPAHLQAPSAASGAAVAASAIPSTPQSLKLTYPETLDRIKEEFQFLQNQYHSLKLECEKLATEKTEIQRHYVMYYEMSYGLNIEMHKQTEIAKRLNVICAQLIPFLSQEHQQQVVQAVERAKQVTMTDLNAAIGHQLQTQHLSHHAPPIPLTPHPSGMQPAGLAGISSASGLLALSGALGAQAQLLAKDDRGVHDTEPRATDRDPGPSSLALSNGERARAIAEYLSSSKKRKVEEKDFVTDYGSDADKSEDNLVVDEDPSSPHSVHSYSSRENGVEKVPLGRKEAVPLSPTSMASSSSTSPSRSKDAPTVEKAGTPSLKSSTPTSQGDTLPGSSSAQQFRPTAAKVPMDPLALGLRNPLGVQSPYSAAFGLAHPAVNGDVAGSGAYASLHLMSPQLNGAAAAGGYGRSPLVGYDPHPHMRVPGLVAGMQVGSSGKPAYSFHVSADGQMQPVPFPPDALLGSGIPRHARQLHTLSHGEVVCAVTISNSTRHVYTGGKGCVKVWDVGQPGTKTAVAQLDCLNRDNYIRSCKLLPDGRSLIVGGEASTLSIWDLAAPTPRIKAELTSSAPACYALAISPDAKVCFSCCSDGNIVVWDLQNQTLVRQFQGHTDGASCIDISNDGTKLWTGGLDNTVRCWDLREGRQLQQHDFSSQIFSLGYCPMGEWLAVGMESSNVEILHVTKPDKYQLHLHESCVLSLKFASCGKWFVSTGKDNLLNAWRTPYGASIFQSKETSSVLSCDISTDDQFIVTGSGDKKATVYEIIY